A stretch of the Polyangiaceae bacterium genome encodes the following:
- a CDS encoding Uma2 family endonuclease, translating to MANPARPVPTYADLLALPEGVRAEILDGVIQTAPAPRPRHSKPQGALRRFVGGPYDDDDGFGGPGGWWIFVEVDVLLGAHVVRPDLSGWRRERLPEPDVRPIGVVPDWVCEIVSASDQARDRVTKRRIYAEHGVKHYWIVDPDARTLEALALVDGRWVDAGSFDDTETARIAPFEAVEVPIGRLFLPRTQAPE from the coding sequence ATGGCGAACCCGGCGCGCCCCGTCCCGACTTACGCGGACCTCCTGGCCCTGCCGGAGGGCGTGCGCGCGGAGATCCTCGACGGGGTGATCCAGACCGCGCCCGCTCCGCGGCCTCGCCACAGCAAGCCGCAGGGCGCTCTCCGCCGTTTCGTCGGCGGTCCCTACGACGACGACGACGGTTTCGGGGGTCCCGGCGGCTGGTGGATCTTCGTCGAGGTGGACGTGCTGCTCGGAGCCCATGTGGTGCGGCCGGACCTCTCCGGCTGGCGGCGCGAGCGGCTGCCGGAGCCAGACGTGCGCCCCATCGGCGTCGTTCCGGATTGGGTGTGCGAGATCGTGAGCGCGTCGGACCAGGCTCGGGATCGCGTGACCAAGCGCCGCATCTACGCCGAGCACGGCGTGAAGCACTACTGGATCGTCGATCCGGACGCGCGCACGCTCGAGGCGCTGGCCCTGGTGGACGGCCGCTGGGTGGACGCCGGCTCCTTCGACGACACGGAGACGGCCCGCATCGCCCCCTTCGAGGCGGTCGAGGTGCCGATTGGCCGCCTGTTCTTGCCGCGCACGCAGGCCCCGGAGTGA
- a CDS encoding NCS1 family nucleobase:cation symporter-1, producing the protein MFEVEGEIVSPYNNHDLSPVRIKERKWGTKDIAALWISMSACVPTYMLASSVIAEGMSWWQAVLTIFLGNTIVLLPMLLNAHAGTKYGIPFPVYCRPSFGILGANVPAILRALVACGWFGIQAWIGGWAIYKILTVWIPSWDELPNLPFVGINVPQLICFLLFWAVNMLVIYKGIESIRILLNIKAPLLIVLGLALLYWAYSKAGGFGPMLDKPSAFDAGQPKAGQFWAFFFPALTGMVGFWATLSLNIPDFTRYAYSQRDQAVGQALGLPTTMGLFSFIGVAVTSATVVIYGETIWDPVILITRFKNPVLLVVALAALVIATLATNIAANVVSPANDFANISPKKISFRTGGLITGVIGILIQPWRLVSDPSGYIFTWLVGYSALLGSIGGVLIADYYVVRKTKLDLIKLYEREGPYWYKGGWNPIAIVALLAGILPNLPGFLGVVKWAQVGEFWLKLYNYAWFVGFALSFAVYAGLTLALAKPSDQVTEDAPAA; encoded by the coding sequence ATGTTCGAGGTCGAGGGTGAGATCGTCTCGCCCTACAACAACCACGATCTTTCACCGGTGCGCATCAAGGAGCGCAAGTGGGGGACCAAGGACATCGCCGCGCTCTGGATCTCGATGTCCGCGTGCGTGCCGACCTACATGCTGGCGTCCAGCGTGATCGCCGAAGGCATGAGCTGGTGGCAGGCCGTGCTCACCATCTTCCTCGGCAACACCATCGTGCTCCTGCCGATGCTGCTCAACGCGCACGCCGGCACCAAGTACGGCATCCCGTTCCCGGTCTACTGCCGCCCGTCGTTCGGCATCCTGGGGGCGAACGTCCCGGCCATCCTGCGCGCGCTGGTGGCCTGCGGCTGGTTCGGCATCCAGGCCTGGATCGGCGGCTGGGCCATCTACAAGATCCTGACGGTCTGGATCCCGAGCTGGGACGAGCTCCCGAACCTGCCCTTCGTCGGCATCAACGTGCCCCAGCTGATCTGCTTCCTGCTGTTCTGGGCAGTGAACATGCTGGTCATCTACAAGGGGATCGAGTCGATCCGCATCCTCTTGAACATCAAGGCACCGCTGCTGATCGTGCTCGGGCTGGCGCTGCTCTACTGGGCGTACTCCAAGGCCGGCGGCTTCGGCCCCATGCTCGACAAGCCCAGCGCCTTCGACGCGGGGCAGCCCAAAGCCGGCCAGTTCTGGGCCTTCTTCTTCCCTGCCCTCACCGGCATGGTCGGCTTCTGGGCCACCCTCTCGCTGAACATCCCGGACTTCACCCGCTACGCGTACTCGCAGCGCGACCAGGCCGTGGGCCAGGCCCTCGGCCTGCCGACCACGATGGGGCTGTTCTCGTTCATCGGCGTCGCCGTCACCAGCGCCACGGTGGTGATCTACGGCGAGACCATCTGGGATCCGGTGATCCTGATCACGCGCTTCAAGAACCCCGTGCTACTCGTGGTCGCGCTGGCAGCGCTGGTCATCGCCACGCTCGCCACCAACATCGCGGCCAACGTGGTGAGCCCGGCCAACGACTTCGCCAACATCTCGCCCAAGAAGATCTCCTTCCGCACCGGCGGCCTGATCACCGGCGTCATCGGCATCCTGATCCAGCCCTGGCGCCTGGTCTCGGATCCGAGCGGCTACATCTTCACCTGGCTGGTCGGTTACTCGGCGCTGCTCGGCTCCATCGGCGGCGTCTTGATCGCGGACTACTACGTGGTGCGCAAGACCAAGCTCGATCTGATCAAGCTCTACGAGAGGGAAGGCCCGTACTGGTACAAGGGCGGCTGGAACCCCATCGCCATCGTGGCGCTCCTGGCCGGCATCCTGCCGAACCTGCCGGGCTTCCTCGGCGTGGTGAAGTGGGCCCAGGTCGGAGAGTTCTGGCTGAAGCTCTACAACTACGCCTGGTTCGTCGGCTTCGCACTCTCGTTCGCCGTGTACGCCGGGCTCACGCTGGCGCTGGCAAAGCCTTCTGACCAGGTGACAGAGGACGCTCCCGCGGCATAA
- a CDS encoding DUF3820 family protein: MATDFPLEPETLRELVRAKMPFGRYSGQPLYTLPEAYLVWFSRQGFPRGKLGQQLALMLEIKHNGLSPLLDPIIVEVERER, from the coding sequence ATGGCGACTGACTTCCCGCTCGAGCCCGAGACCTTGCGCGAGCTCGTCCGCGCCAAGATGCCCTTTGGTCGCTACTCGGGGCAGCCGCTCTACACGCTGCCGGAAGCCTACCTGGTGTGGTTTTCGCGCCAGGGGTTCCCGCGCGGCAAGCTCGGACAGCAGCTGGCGTTGATGCTCGAGATCAAACACAACGGGCTCTCGCCGTTGCTCGACCCGATCATCGTCGAGGTCGAGCGCGAACGCTGA
- a CDS encoding diacylglycerol kinase has protein sequence MTVAVLVNLRARHGSEAVGRRIREILPRARVAVTRSLEDARAWVRDELTPARPEVLLSGGGDGTAVALLNELRDHGVTVPAFGLLPLGTGNGWARATGEVGKRAAFRGLSRLAEHGTPPLRQFGLVETEGRITPFAGTGWDAEVLADYKAIQASVPGAVRGLSARGGYMQSLFTRTIPRHLFGYSPPRVRLVNLGEPAFGVTPEGRAVPIPGAGPGAVLYEGPISVGGAATTEELGLGFRAFPFAHLVPGRMNVRIYAASALHATVRMPWLWRGAHPLPDDHHFFVTRCRFEFDRPVPFEIGGDLAGERTEVEMSYLPDAVPMIDWRRLKGTGSS, from the coding sequence ATGACGGTCGCCGTTCTGGTCAATCTCCGGGCGCGCCACGGCTCGGAGGCCGTGGGACGGCGCATCCGGGAGATCTTGCCGAGGGCTCGCGTGGCCGTGACGCGCAGCCTGGAGGACGCGCGCGCCTGGGTCCGCGACGAGCTCACGCCGGCGCGACCCGAGGTGCTGCTCTCCGGTGGCGGCGACGGCACGGCAGTGGCGCTCCTGAACGAGCTCCGCGATCACGGCGTCACGGTACCCGCCTTCGGCCTGCTCCCCCTGGGCACGGGCAACGGTTGGGCACGCGCCACCGGAGAGGTCGGCAAGCGCGCCGCGTTTCGCGGCCTCTCCCGGCTGGCCGAGCACGGGACCCCGCCGCTCCGGCAGTTCGGTCTGGTCGAGACCGAAGGTCGCATCACGCCCTTCGCCGGCACCGGCTGGGACGCGGAAGTCCTGGCGGACTACAAGGCCATCCAGGCGAGCGTGCCCGGCGCGGTGCGGGGACTGAGCGCGCGGGGCGGCTACATGCAGAGCCTGTTCACGCGCACCATTCCGCGCCACCTGTTCGGGTATTCGCCGCCGCGCGTGCGCTTGGTGAACCTGGGCGAGCCCGCGTTCGGCGTGACGCCGGAAGGGCGCGCCGTGCCCATCCCCGGTGCGGGCCCGGGAGCCGTGCTGTACGAGGGCCCGATCAGCGTCGGCGGCGCGGCCACCACCGAAGAGCTGGGCCTCGGCTTCCGCGCCTTTCCGTTCGCGCACCTGGTGCCCGGGCGCATGAACGTGCGCATCTACGCCGCGTCCGCGCTGCACGCGACGGTGCGCATGCCCTGGCTCTGGCGCGGCGCCCATCCGCTCCCGGACGACCACCACTTCTTCGTCACGCGCTGCCGCTTCGAGTTCGATCGCCCGGTCCCCTTCGAGATCGGAGGCGACCTCGCGGGCGAGCGGACGGAGGTCGAGATGTCCTACCTGCCCGACGCCGTCCCCATGATCGACTGGCGGCGACTCAAGGGCACTGGCAGCTCTTGA
- a CDS encoding PIN domain-containing protein, translating into MSADRTFVDTNVFAYLFDDSEPKKQASAGKRLEQEQRERELVVSTQVLQELYVALTRGKSPIASPEVAERAVREVSTYTVAQVDSTAVFAAIATSRQSRISFWDALIVRAAADSGCSVLLSEDLNDGQVIEGVRVENPFA; encoded by the coding sequence ATGAGCGCTGACCGCACGTTCGTGGACACCAACGTCTTCGCCTATCTGTTCGACGATTCGGAGCCGAAGAAGCAGGCCAGCGCCGGCAAACGCCTGGAGCAAGAACAGCGCGAGCGAGAGCTCGTGGTGAGCACACAGGTGCTCCAAGAGCTGTACGTGGCCCTCACCAGGGGCAAATCCCCGATCGCGAGCCCGGAGGTCGCCGAGCGCGCGGTCCGCGAGGTCAGCACGTACACGGTCGCGCAGGTGGACTCGACAGCCGTGTTCGCGGCCATCGCCACGAGCCGGCAGAGTCGCATCTCGTTCTGGGACGCGCTGATCGTTCGCGCGGCGGCCGACTCGGGTTGCTCCGTGCTGCTCAGCGAAGACCTGAACGACGGCCAGGTGATCGAGGGCGTGCGGGTGGAGAACCCGTTCGCGTAG
- a CDS encoding PQQ-binding-like beta-propeller repeat protein — MPRLVKAACPHCGAGVTLDPTRDVVSCTFCGTSSFIQRPRRAPTEPIPVAPQGMPTIVMPEVRPASTSALVVVPIVLVLVLAGVGAAIAFSGKAGGGRYSVGGRPLPLDANGDGVEDIVLEVTTLGKTPQLHFAAFDPQSGKELWRTPSLGASGEANHATTARGRLVVTVRNAVFGFDGKSGTQAFATALPELPEALCKHPSGVAVLTKDKQLFPVDLGNGALGAPTAGARYAQEKGTRCVDLDPADASQGPGLIEVDEAPYRDRVKGMQVSDVFAIADTKQVLVLGTREPGTRVPMLAAFDGEKLLWVQELPVSEPLLAKEGEPTAFAVASGRVLAAYERSDRQELRIVCFDFHSGRRAWEAALPERDFFTSFGITDRYVVVRGFSKAWTFALADGKDLAVISGL, encoded by the coding sequence GTGCCGCGCCTCGTCAAAGCCGCCTGCCCGCACTGCGGTGCCGGCGTCACGCTCGATCCGACCCGCGACGTCGTGAGCTGCACCTTCTGCGGCACGTCGTCGTTCATCCAGCGGCCGCGGCGCGCGCCCACCGAGCCCATCCCGGTCGCTCCGCAAGGCATGCCTACCATCGTGATGCCCGAGGTGCGACCCGCGAGCACGAGCGCGCTCGTGGTCGTACCCATCGTGCTCGTGCTGGTGCTGGCGGGCGTCGGCGCGGCCATCGCCTTCTCGGGCAAGGCGGGCGGCGGGCGCTACTCGGTCGGCGGGCGCCCGCTGCCGCTCGACGCGAACGGCGACGGCGTGGAGGACATCGTGTTGGAGGTGACCACCCTGGGGAAGACTCCGCAGCTCCACTTCGCGGCGTTCGACCCGCAGTCCGGCAAGGAGCTCTGGCGCACGCCCTCGCTGGGCGCCAGCGGCGAGGCCAACCACGCGACCACCGCGCGCGGGCGGCTGGTCGTGACCGTGCGCAATGCCGTGTTCGGGTTCGACGGCAAGAGCGGGACGCAGGCCTTCGCGACGGCGTTGCCCGAGCTGCCGGAGGCGCTCTGCAAGCACCCGAGCGGAGTCGCCGTGCTGACCAAGGACAAGCAGCTCTTCCCGGTCGATCTGGGAAACGGGGCGTTGGGCGCTCCGACCGCTGGTGCACGTTACGCGCAGGAGAAAGGCACGCGCTGCGTGGACCTCGATCCAGCGGACGCAAGCCAGGGTCCCGGTCTGATCGAGGTGGACGAAGCGCCCTACCGTGACCGCGTGAAGGGCATGCAGGTCTCCGACGTCTTCGCGATCGCGGACACCAAGCAGGTGCTGGTGCTCGGGACGCGCGAGCCGGGCACTCGCGTGCCCATGCTGGCGGCGTTCGACGGCGAGAAGCTGCTCTGGGTGCAGGAGCTCCCGGTGTCGGAACCGCTCCTGGCGAAAGAGGGAGAGCCAACTGCCTTTGCGGTCGCGTCGGGGCGGGTGCTCGCCGCCTACGAGCGCAGCGATCGCCAGGAGCTCCGCATCGTGTGCTTCGACTTCCACTCCGGCCGGCGCGCCTGGGAGGCCGCGCTGCCGGAGCGCGACTTCTTCACCTCGTTCGGCATCACGGATCGCTACGTCGTCGTGCGCGGGTTCTCCAAGGCGTGGACGTTCGCGCTGGCGGACGGCAAGGATCTGGCGGTCATCTCGGGTCTGTAG
- a CDS encoding acetylornithine deacetylase/succinyl-diaminopimelate desuccinylase family protein gives MNPELCARLLEEAERAQDELVALTQALVRIPSVNPPGEHYRDAAELLGADLAERGYQVAYHEAEGSRSHSRAHPRVNVLARLGDGAHPVVHLNGHLDVVPASAGWTVDPFAGLVTDGKLYGRGTADMKAGLAAGVLAVEVARRAGLALRGSVEISGTVDEESGGQAGVAWLCEKGVIRRDRVDHVIIPEPLDPDRICVGHRGVYWFKVTAHGRVAHGSMPFLGSSAIDHLAHFVERVRTELQPALRERVTHMPVVPDMARHATLNVNAILGGQAGCEPQTPCVADHAEAIFDRRFLLEEGFVAAKEEIVALLAKARAEDPSRRYTLEDLLVFHPVQTPAGSPLVAALERAIEQVYSRPAQLVASPGTYDHKHFARLAGIEHCVAYGPGTLELAHQPDEHVAIEDLVRATGVMALALVDLGVFAA, from the coding sequence ATGAACCCGGAGCTCTGCGCCCGCTTGCTCGAAGAGGCCGAGCGGGCGCAGGACGAGCTCGTCGCGCTCACCCAGGCGCTGGTCCGGATCCCGAGCGTCAACCCTCCGGGCGAGCACTACCGCGACGCCGCCGAGCTGCTCGGCGCGGATCTCGCCGAGCGCGGCTACCAGGTCGCCTACCACGAGGCGGAGGGCAGCCGGTCGCACAGCCGAGCGCACCCGCGCGTGAACGTGCTCGCGCGCCTGGGCGACGGCGCGCACCCCGTGGTGCACCTGAACGGTCACCTCGACGTGGTTCCCGCGAGCGCCGGCTGGACGGTCGATCCCTTCGCGGGGCTCGTGACGGACGGCAAGCTCTACGGCCGCGGCACCGCGGACATGAAGGCCGGCCTCGCCGCCGGCGTCTTGGCGGTGGAGGTCGCGCGCCGCGCGGGGCTCGCGCTCCGCGGCAGCGTGGAGATCTCCGGCACCGTGGACGAAGAGAGCGGAGGCCAGGCCGGCGTGGCGTGGTTGTGCGAGAAGGGCGTGATCCGCCGGGACCGCGTGGACCACGTGATCATCCCCGAGCCGCTCGACCCCGATCGCATCTGCGTCGGACACCGCGGCGTCTACTGGTTCAAGGTGACGGCGCACGGACGCGTCGCCCACGGCAGCATGCCGTTCCTGGGGTCGAGCGCCATCGACCACCTGGCCCACTTCGTCGAGCGCGTGCGCACCGAGCTCCAACCTGCGCTCCGGGAGCGCGTGACCCACATGCCCGTGGTCCCCGACATGGCGCGCCACGCGACCCTGAACGTGAACGCCATCCTGGGTGGGCAAGCCGGGTGCGAGCCGCAGACGCCCTGCGTGGCTGACCACGCGGAGGCGATCTTCGATCGGCGCTTCCTGCTGGAGGAGGGCTTCGTCGCAGCGAAAGAGGAGATCGTCGCCCTGCTCGCCAAAGCCCGGGCCGAGGACCCTTCCCGCCGCTACACGCTGGAAGATCTGCTGGTGTTTCACCCCGTGCAGACACCGGCGGGCTCTCCGCTGGTCGCGGCTCTCGAGCGCGCCATCGAACAGGTCTACTCGCGCCCCGCCCAGCTGGTGGCGAGCCCCGGCACCTACGACCACAAGCACTTCGCCCGGCTCGCCGGCATCGAGCACTGCGTCGCCTACGGTCCCGGCACGCTGGAGCTCGCGCACCAGCCGGACGAGCACGTCGCCATCGAAGACCTGGTGCGAGCCACGGGCGTGATGGCCCTGGCGCTGGTGGACCTGGGTGTATTCGCTGCCTAG
- a CDS encoding CoA-acylating methylmalonate-semialdehyde dehydrogenase, with translation MSKLPAFPARSYDFVEYVPVKNWIGGEWREPTTGKTIPVENPRFGKAISSVPISGAEDVDLAVKAAEKAQKSWRDVPMRERAQVFYRLKALMERDIDELAWLVTHENGKPIEEARASVEKGIECAEFGAALPNGGGAGEQLEVSRGVLCKEIYEPLGVVAGVTPFNFPIMVPLWMLPQAIVGGNAFVLKPSEQVPMGSMKLAQLLKEAGLPDGVFNVVNGSVDVGNALCDHPTIRAIGFVGSTKVAKLVYARGAASGKAMLCLGGAKNHLIVVPDADPKVAADNIVASFTGCTGQRCMAASVMVAVGNVDHVLGPILEKSKQLQAGKQLGPVISSAAVERIERYITEAEKAGAKVVVDGRGQKGGKEGYWTGATVIDGVTPEMGAWQDEIFGPVLSIVRVKTLDEAIALENKHPYGNAAAVYTTSGAVAEYVTHRVEAGMVGVNVGVPVPREPFGFGGWNQSKFGHGNITGIDGFHFWTRPRKVTMKWEIQPDTTWMG, from the coding sequence ATGAGCAAGCTGCCTGCTTTCCCCGCCCGAAGCTACGACTTCGTCGAATACGTCCCGGTCAAGAACTGGATCGGCGGCGAGTGGCGAGAGCCGACCACCGGCAAGACCATCCCGGTGGAGAACCCGCGCTTCGGCAAGGCCATCTCCAGCGTGCCGATCAGCGGCGCGGAGGACGTGGACCTGGCGGTCAAAGCCGCCGAGAAGGCGCAGAAGAGCTGGCGCGACGTGCCGATGCGCGAGCGCGCGCAGGTCTTCTACCGGCTGAAGGCGCTGATGGAGCGCGACATCGACGAGCTCGCATGGCTCGTCACCCACGAGAACGGCAAGCCCATCGAGGAGGCGCGCGCCAGCGTCGAGAAGGGCATCGAGTGCGCCGAGTTCGGCGCAGCGCTGCCCAACGGCGGCGGCGCGGGCGAGCAGCTCGAGGTGAGCCGCGGCGTGCTCTGCAAGGAGATCTACGAGCCGCTCGGCGTCGTGGCGGGCGTCACGCCCTTCAACTTCCCGATCATGGTCCCGCTCTGGATGCTGCCGCAGGCCATCGTGGGCGGGAACGCCTTCGTGCTGAAGCCGAGCGAGCAGGTGCCGATGGGCAGCATGAAGCTCGCGCAGCTCTTGAAGGAGGCTGGGCTGCCGGACGGCGTCTTCAACGTGGTCAACGGCTCGGTGGACGTCGGGAACGCGCTCTGCGATCACCCCACCATCCGCGCCATCGGCTTCGTCGGCTCGACCAAGGTGGCGAAGCTCGTCTACGCGCGGGGCGCGGCCTCGGGCAAGGCGATGCTCTGCCTGGGTGGCGCCAAGAACCACCTGATCGTGGTGCCGGATGCGGATCCGAAGGTCGCTGCGGACAACATCGTCGCCTCCTTCACCGGCTGCACCGGTCAGCGCTGCATGGCGGCCAGCGTGATGGTGGCCGTCGGCAACGTCGATCACGTGCTCGGCCCGATCCTGGAGAAGTCGAAGCAGCTCCAGGCGGGCAAGCAGCTCGGCCCGGTGATCAGCAGCGCCGCCGTCGAGCGCATCGAGCGCTACATCACGGAGGCCGAAAAGGCCGGCGCCAAGGTCGTGGTGGACGGCCGTGGCCAGAAGGGTGGCAAGGAAGGCTACTGGACCGGCGCCACCGTCATCGACGGCGTGACTCCGGAGATGGGCGCCTGGCAGGACGAGATCTTCGGACCCGTCCTGTCCATCGTGCGGGTGAAGACCCTGGACGAGGCCATCGCCCTCGAGAACAAGCACCCCTACGGCAACGCGGCGGCGGTCTACACCACCAGCGGCGCAGTCGCCGAATACGTCACCCACCGCGTCGAGGCCGGCATGGTCGGCGTGAACGTCGGCGTTCCGGTGCCGCGCGAGCCCTTCGGCTTCGGCGGCTGGAACCAGAGCAAGTTCGGCCACGGCAACATCACGGGCATCGACGGCTTCCACTTCTGGACGCGGCCGCGCAAGGTCACCATGAAGTGGGAGATCCAGCCGGACACGACCTGGATGGGGTGA
- a CDS encoding Uma2 family endonuclease codes for MTASEYLAWERQQETRHEFHGGEVFAMAGGSLRHNALGAALIRDLGLSLRGGRCRVLTSDQRIAAPPGSSYVYPDAAVVFGPVELESGTNDVLLNPTVVVEVLSKSTEAYDRGEKWEGYRRLASVVDYLLVSQTAARIEHFQRQADGSWRYSVSETGGQVRLASGATVDIDSIFAGVFELDGD; via the coding sequence ATGACTGCGAGCGAGTACCTCGCCTGGGAACGGCAGCAGGAAACACGTCACGAGTTTCACGGCGGCGAGGTGTTCGCGATGGCTGGCGGCAGCTTGCGCCACAACGCTCTCGGTGCGGCCTTGATTCGCGATCTCGGGCTCTCCCTTCGAGGCGGGCGCTGCAGAGTCCTGACCAGCGACCAACGGATAGCCGCGCCTCCCGGGTCCAGCTACGTCTACCCCGATGCGGCGGTGGTATTCGGGCCCGTCGAGCTCGAGAGCGGAACCAACGACGTGCTTCTGAATCCGACCGTGGTCGTCGAGGTGCTGTCGAAGAGCACGGAGGCCTACGACCGCGGCGAGAAGTGGGAGGGCTACCGGCGCCTCGCGTCCGTGGTGGACTACCTGCTGGTCTCCCAGACTGCCGCCAGAATCGAGCATTTTCAGCGGCAAGCCGATGGGTCCTGGCGCTACAGCGTCTCGGAAACCGGAGGGCAGGTACGCCTCGCGAGCGGCGCGACCGTCGACATCGACTCGATCTTCGCGGGCGTCTTCGAGCTCGATGGCGACTGA
- a CDS encoding exonuclease — MARAEIYVSTDVEADGPIPGPHSMLSFASAAFTADKQLVSTFSANLETLPGAAAHPDTASFWRSQPEAWAACRKDPEDPALVMPRYVAWVESLGAPPVFVGYPVAYDFLFVYWYLMRFAGRSPFSHSALDIKTLAMALLGTGYRDATKRNMPRRWFDDLPHTHQALDDAIEQGALFCNVLAELRRGVP; from the coding sequence ATGGCTCGCGCAGAGATCTACGTCAGCACCGACGTCGAGGCCGACGGCCCGATCCCGGGACCGCACTCGATGCTGAGCTTCGCCTCCGCCGCATTCACGGCCGATAAACAGCTCGTTTCCACGTTCAGCGCCAACCTCGAGACGCTGCCTGGCGCCGCGGCCCACCCGGACACCGCCAGCTTTTGGCGGTCGCAGCCCGAGGCCTGGGCCGCGTGCCGCAAGGACCCGGAGGACCCCGCTCTGGTGATGCCGCGCTACGTGGCGTGGGTCGAGTCACTCGGCGCCCCGCCGGTGTTCGTGGGCTACCCGGTGGCCTACGACTTTCTGTTCGTCTACTGGTACCTGATGCGCTTCGCGGGCAGGAGCCCGTTCTCGCACTCGGCGCTCGACATCAAGACGCTGGCGATGGCGCTGCTCGGGACCGGCTATCGCGACGCGACGAAGCGCAACATGCCGCGCCGCTGGTTCGACGACCTGCCGCACACACACCAAGCGCTGGACGACGCCATCGAACAGGGCGCGCTGTTCTGCAACGTGCTGGCGGAGCTGCGACGAGGTGTTCCGTAG
- a CDS encoding acyltransferase, whose product MAQIVRCGLIQCANALNDESAPVKKIQEAMLAKHMPFIEEAAKKGVQILGLQEIFNGPYFCPSQDKRWYEAAESIPGPTTELFQAIAKKHGMAIVLPLYEQEMRGVFYNTAAVIDADGKYLGKYRKQHIPQVAGFWEKYFFRPGNGGYPVFQTAFAKVGVYICYDRHFPEGARCLGLNGAEIVFNPSATVAGLSQYLWKIEQPAHAVANGYFVAASNRVGTEAPWNIGKFYGTSYFVNPRGQFVAEASEDKDELVVADLDLNLIDEVRQTWQFFRDRRPDAYDELVRP is encoded by the coding sequence ATGGCGCAGATTGTCCGTTGCGGGTTGATCCAGTGTGCGAACGCGCTCAACGACGAGAGCGCACCGGTGAAGAAGATCCAGGAGGCGATGCTCGCGAAGCACATGCCCTTCATCGAGGAGGCGGCCAAGAAGGGCGTACAGATCCTGGGGCTCCAGGAGATCTTCAACGGCCCCTACTTCTGCCCGAGCCAGGACAAGCGCTGGTACGAGGCGGCGGAGTCGATCCCGGGGCCCACCACCGAGCTCTTCCAGGCCATCGCCAAGAAGCACGGCATGGCAATCGTGCTGCCGCTCTACGAGCAGGAGATGCGCGGCGTATTCTACAACACCGCCGCCGTCATCGACGCCGACGGCAAGTACCTGGGCAAGTACCGAAAGCAGCACATCCCGCAGGTCGCCGGCTTCTGGGAGAAGTACTTCTTCCGCCCTGGCAACGGCGGCTACCCGGTGTTCCAGACGGCGTTTGCCAAGGTCGGCGTGTACATCTGCTACGACCGCCACTTCCCGGAGGGGGCGCGCTGCCTCGGGCTCAACGGCGCCGAGATCGTCTTCAACCCGAGCGCCACGGTCGCCGGGCTCTCGCAGTACTTGTGGAAGATCGAGCAGCCCGCGCACGCGGTGGCCAACGGCTACTTCGTCGCCGCTTCGAACCGCGTCGGCACCGAGGCACCCTGGAACATCGGCAAGTTCTACGGCACCAGCTATTTCGTGAACCCTCGCGGCCAGTTCGTGGCAGAAGCCAGCGAGGACAAAGACGAGCTCGTGGTCGCCGACCTCGACCTCAACCTGATCGACGAGGTGCGGCAGACCTGGCAGTTCTTCCGCGATCGGCGCCCGGACGCCTACGACGAGCTGGTCCGGCCGTAG
- a CDS encoding GNAT family N-acetyltransferase: MLVVRRATPDDLPRAAALAAELVRQHHAVDPGRFMLVDGVEAGYERWFRHELGREQARILVAELHGEIVGYAYGTLEARDWNLLLDEHGAIHDVLVAEPARRGGTGRRLVEALIAELEALGAPRIVLSTMVGNHSAQRLFAACGFRPTLLEMTRNRATDPR; this comes from the coding sequence ATGCTGGTCGTCCGCCGCGCCACTCCAGATGACCTGCCGAGAGCCGCGGCCCTCGCCGCGGAGCTCGTGCGCCAGCACCACGCAGTGGACCCCGGGCGCTTCATGCTCGTGGACGGCGTCGAAGCTGGCTACGAGCGGTGGTTCCGCCACGAGCTCGGCCGCGAGCAGGCGCGCATTCTCGTCGCCGAGCTGCACGGCGAGATCGTTGGCTACGCCTATGGCACGCTCGAGGCCCGCGACTGGAACCTGCTCTTGGACGAGCACGGCGCCATCCACGACGTCCTGGTCGCCGAGCCTGCGCGCCGCGGCGGCACGGGCCGGCGCCTGGTCGAAGCGTTGATCGCCGAGCTCGAGGCGCTGGGCGCGCCGCGCATCGTGCTCTCGACCATGGTGGGAAACCACTCGGCGCAGCGCCTGTTCGCGGCCTGCGGCTTCCGGCCGACGTTGCTCGAGATGACACGGAACCGCGCTACAGACCCGAGATGA